The genomic region CCTGTGCTGGACGTTGTGGCGCCGGTACCCGAAAAAACGCGGCCGGCAGAGCCCCGCAAGCCGGTTATCGATGAAGACGAATCCGACGAGGAACAGGGCCGTCGCGCGGCCGCGGCCCGGCCGGATGCCAAGCGCACCCAGACATTGCGGGCCCGGCAGGAGCCGCGCCGGCGTTCGTCCAAACTGACGATTACGCAGGCGCTGGAAGATGAAGGCGGAACGCTGGAGCGCGCGCGGAGCATCGCTTCCCTGAAGCGGGCCCGCGAACGGGAAAAACAGCGCTCGCGGGAAATGCTGGCGGATTCCGATTCGAGCAAGTTCGTCCGCGATGTGATTATTCCGGAAACCATTTCCATATCGGACCTGGCAAACAGAATGGCGGTCCGGACGGTCGATGTCATCAAGACGCTGATGAAATCCGGCGTGATGGTGACCGCGAACCAGACAATCGACGCCGACACGGCGGAAATCGTCGTGTCGGAATTCGGCCACAAGATCCGCCGCGTTGCGGAATCGGATGTCGAAATCGGTATCGAAGGTGAAGTCGATACTGCGGAATCGCTGATGCCCCGGGCGCCGATCGTCACCGTGATGGGCCATGTCGATCACGGCAAGACCTCATTGCTCGATACCCTTCGGAAGGCCAATGTCGTCTCCGGAGAGGCCGGGGGAATTACCCAGCATATCGGCGCGTATCAGGTAAAGCTGTCGACAGGCGCCATGATTACCTTCCTGGACACGCCGGGCCATGAGGCGTTTACGGCCATGCGCGCCCGCGGCGCCAGCGTCACCGACATTGTCGTGCTGGTTATCGCGGCGGATGACACCGTGCAGCCGCAGACGGTTGAAGCCATCCATCATGCCAAGGCCGCCGGTGTTCCGATCATTGTCGCGATCAACAAGATCGACCGGCCGAATGCCGATCCGAACAAGATTCGAAATGAACTGCTGTCGCATGACATCGTTGTCGAAACGCTGGGCGGTGACGTTCAGGACGTCGAGATTTCCGCCACCGTCGGCACCAATATCGATGCGCTGGAAGAAGCCATTGTGCTTCAGGCGGAACTGATGGAACTGAGCGCCAATCCGGACCGCGAAGCCAAGGGCGCGGTTGTCGAGGCCCGGCTGGAGCATGGCCGCGGCGCGGTCGCGACCGTGCTGGTCACGCGCGGCACCCTGCGCGTCGGCGATGTGTTCATTGCCGGCGCCGAATGGGGCCGTGTCCGCGCCCTGATCAACGACCACGGCGAAAACGTGCAGGAAGCCGGCCCGGCGATGCCGGTCGAGGTTCTGGGGGCCCAGGGCGCACCGGCCGCGGGCGACGATTTCGCCGTCGTGGGGGATGAATCCCGGGCGCGCGAAATAACCGCATACCGGCAGCGCAAGGCGCGCGACGCGCAGATTGCGGTCGGTTCGCGAGGAACGCTCGAACAGATGTTCGACCGGATCAAGGATGGCGAGGCGGCGTCGATGCCGATCCTCCTGAAGGGCGACGTTCAGGGTTCCGTCGAAGCCATCTCCGCGTCGCTGAGGGGTATGGAGACGGACGAGGTGAAATGCACCATCCTGCACTCCGGCGTCGGCGGGATTTCCGAATCCGATGTCGCGCTCGCCGGAGCGTCGCAGGCGATCATCCTGGGCTTTAACGTCCGCGCCAACCCGCAGGCCCGGGCCCTCGCCAAACAGGAACATGTCGATATCCGGTACTATTCGATCATCTATGACCTGATCGATGACATGCGGGGCCTGATGAGCGGAATGCTGGCGCCGGAAATAAGGGAAAAGGTTATCGGCTACGCCGAGTTGCGCGAGGTCTTCAATATCACGAAGACCGGCAAGGTCGCCGGCTGCTACGTCACGGAGGGCTATATCCGCCGCGGCACCAAGGTACGGCTCCTGCGGGACAACGTCGTCGTCTTCGACGGCGCGCTCAAGACGCTCAAGCGCTTCAAGGACGATGTCCGCGAAGTGCAGAACGGGTATGAGTGCGGCATAGCGTTCGAGAACTACAACGACATCAAGCAGGGCGATGTCATCGAATGCTACGAAGTCGAAGAAATTCAGCGCGAGCTATAGGCCCCGCATTTTGGCAATCTCAGCGCCCGTCGCGTTGCCCCGAACTTCGGGGCGCGCGGGTTTGGATAATATGCGCAAAAACAGATCCCCATCACAACGGCAGTTGCGCGTAGGCGAATCCCTGCGTCATGCGCTCGTCGACGTGCTCGCGCGCGGCGTGCTGCGCGATCCGGTTCTGCAGGACGTCTCCATCACGGTCAGCGAAATCCGGGTCAGCCCGGACCTCAAGAATGCGACGGCCTATGTCATGCCGCTTGGCGGCGACGAAGCCGATGAAATCGTGTCGGCCCTGCGCCGCGCCGCGCCCTTCCTGCGCAGCGCCCTGGCCGCCGAGACCCGGTTGAAGCATGCGCCGCGCCTGTCCTTCGAACTCGACC from Alphaproteobacteria bacterium harbors:
- the infB gene encoding translation initiation factor IF-2; amino-acid sequence: MSESKDPDVKLSLNKPSRLELKKTVETGQVRQSFSHGRTKAVTVEVKRKRTFERAVGGGMQEVQKRGQTLSLQGEPAPMLPPGESHLTESERAARLRALHSAAEQSERERLEEEKAAKAREAARLLEEEARRVAEEKAKKEAAEKPDEPESPAPVLDVVAPVPEKTRPAEPRKPVIDEDESDEEQGRRAAAARPDAKRTQTLRARQEPRRRSSKLTITQALEDEGGTLERARSIASLKRAREREKQRSREMLADSDSSKFVRDVIIPETISISDLANRMAVRTVDVIKTLMKSGVMVTANQTIDADTAEIVVSEFGHKIRRVAESDVEIGIEGEVDTAESLMPRAPIVTVMGHVDHGKTSLLDTLRKANVVSGEAGGITQHIGAYQVKLSTGAMITFLDTPGHEAFTAMRARGASVTDIVVLVIAADDTVQPQTVEAIHHAKAAGVPIIVAINKIDRPNADPNKIRNELLSHDIVVETLGGDVQDVEISATVGTNIDALEEAIVLQAELMELSANPDREAKGAVVEARLEHGRGAVATVLVTRGTLRVGDVFIAGAEWGRVRALINDHGENVQEAGPAMPVEVLGAQGAPAAGDDFAVVGDESRAREITAYRQRKARDAQIAVGSRGTLEQMFDRIKDGEAASMPILLKGDVQGSVEAISASLRGMETDEVKCTILHSGVGGISESDVALAGASQAIILGFNVRANPQARALAKQEHVDIRYYSIIYDLIDDMRGLMSGMLAPEIREKVIGYAELREVFNITKTGKVAGCYVTEGYIRRGTKVRLLRDNVVVFDGALKTLKRFKDDVREVQNGYECGIAFENYNDIKQGDVIECYEVEEIQREL
- the rbfA gene encoding 30S ribosome-binding factor RbfA, producing the protein MRKNRSPSQRQLRVGESLRHALVDVLARGVLRDPVLQDVSITVSEIRVSPDLKNATAYVMPLGGDEADEIVSALRRAAPFLRSALAAETRLKHAPRLSFELDQSFNRATSIDALLRHPKVAQDLQRERDDDGS